The genomic interval GTAGAATTCACGATTCGGTTTTTAGAGATATTTTTGATTTTTACCAAAAAACAAATCCTTCTGTTTTTCCTGCTAACTATTATGACTTAACAGAGGCTGAAAAATTTGAAGTTTTAGCTAATGTAAAAGGGAACTTGGATTCAAAAGATTTTGATAACGAGATGACTCGTGCTACTATTGAGTCTGTACAAGCAATTAAAGTAATTCAAGCTAAGAATGGTGAAGAAGGGGCAAATCGTTATATTATTAGTAATAACGAAAGTGCTTTGAATGTAATGGAAACATTGGCGTTGATTCATTTGCAGGACTGGGAAAAACCAACGGTAGATGTGATTCCTCTTTTCGAGTCAGTAGATGACTTGTTGGACGCTCATAATATTATGGAAAAGTTATATACTAATCCAATGTATGCTGGTCATTTGAAAAGCAGAGGTAATATTCAAACTATTATGTTAGGTTTTTCTGACGGCACAAAAGATGGTGGTTATTTAATGGCTAACTGGAGTATTTATCAAGCAAAAGAATCTTTGACAGCAATTTCTAGAAAATACAATGTTGAAGTAATATTCTTTGATGGTCGTGGTGGACCACCTGCTCGTGGAGGAGGAAAAACACATAAATTCTATGCATCTCTAGGTCCAAAGATTGAAAATAAAGAAATTCAAATTACGGTTCAAGGACAAACTATTAGTTCTAACTTTGGTACTCTAGATTCTTGTCGTCATAACTTAGAAAACTTATTGAGTGCAGGTGTTACTAATCAAGTATTTAATAAAAATAAAAATATTTTTGCTCCAGAAGACAAAGTGGTGATGGATAAGCTATCCCGTTTAGGATATGAGAAATATTTGAATTTCAAAAATCATCCAAAGTTCATTCCTTATTTAGAACAAATGAGTACTTTGAAATATTATGCTAAAACCAATATTGGAAGTCGTCCGTCTAAAAGGAGTAAATCAGCACAATTAGATTTCAAAGATTTAAGAGCGATTCCGTTTGTAGGTTCTTGGAGTCAATTAAAACAAAACGTTCCTGGTTTTTACGGAGTTGGTGCTGCATTAAAGCATTATGAAGAAGCCGGAGAATGGGATAAGGTACAAGCGTTGTATGATAATTCTATGTTCTTTAGAACCTTGTTAGAAAATAGTATGATGTCATTGGCAAAATCATTTTTCCCATTAACAGCATACATGAAAAACGATCCTGAATTTGGTGAATTTTGGCAAATGATTTACGATGAATTCTTGGATAGCAAGCGTTTATTATTGAAAATCGCAGGTCATAAAGAGTTAATGGAGAACTATCCTGATGGTAAAGCTTCAATTGACATAAGAGAACGTATTGTGCTGCCTTTGTTAACTATACAACAATATGCATTGCTAAGAATTAACGAATTAAACAAAGAGAGTGTTCCAGACGAAGCTTTAATTAAAGTATATGAAAAAATCGTTATGCGTTCCCTTTTTGGAAATACAAACGCAAGTAGAAATTCAGCGTAATTAATATAAGATGAAGATAAGCGAATTAAATACTACGGAATATTCGAATTATTTTTTGACTTATATCAATGCACTAGAAAATGAGGATTTGATTGAAGACTTAGAAATAAGTCTTCATCAATTCATCAAATTTGTGCAAAATATTCCAATGGAAAAATTTGATTTTCGATATGCCGAAGGGAAATGGACGATCAAAGATATTATTCAGCATTTGATTGATGTTGAAAGAATATTTTCTTATCGCGCCATGAGAATTTCAAGAAATGACCAGACCGCTTTGCCTGGTTTTGATGAAAATAATTATATTATCAATACCAATGCAAATGCTAGAGGAATTCAGGATCTGTTAGCTGAACTGTCTGCTGTTCGATTTTCTACTTTATTTTTGTTTAAAAGTTTATCTCAAGAACAATTAATTATAAAGGGAACTGCATCAGGTTCGACTGTTTCTGTTAGAGCATTAGGGTTCTTGATCATTGGACATCAAAAACACCATCAAAACGTTTTTCAAGAACGCTATTTATAATTTAAATTATTAAAAAATACAAGCCACGAATTTTTCTAGATTCGTGGCTTTTTTTATGCGGTATTTTCTTTTAAAATTATAGATAAGCTCAATCGGATTTTGTCATAAGAAATCTGTCCTTCAAAATGATCGAAATAAGGTTTTAAAGCTGTTGGACTTTCAAGCAGAATTTTTGCTTTTGCAATTTTATCAACTTCTTCTTTGGTTACAAATTGGTATAAATCTATAGAAACTCCGTCTTCATATAATTTAGCAATATGTGACATGATTGTACTTAATCCAAGATTGCGTTTTTCGGCAATTTCTATAACGGTTAATCCACTTTGAAACATAGATAAGGTTTCTTTGTAAGTTGTTGATGCCTTTTTTTGTTGTATCACTTTGGTTTTATGAAAATCAATAACAGCATTGATAAAAATGGTACCGTATTTTTCTAATTTGGCTTTTCCAACTCCGTCAATGGCGATTAGTTCATCCTCACTCATTGGGCGATGCGTTTCGATTTCACGCAAAACAGCATCACTAAAGATGACGTAGGCAGGAACCTTGTCTTTTTTTGAAATGTCATAACGAATGATACGCAATATTTCAAATAAAGAATCTTTCTTTGGCTTGGTAGTTTTGGTTTCCTTGACTTTTCCTTTTTCTGTAATTTCTTTTTGTACGGTAGTTAATTGAACTTTTTCACCATTAAACAAAACCTCATGGGCTAGAGTCGTAAGTTTTATTTGGTTTTTTAGATGAAAAGCAATTTCGCAATACCCTTGATTAATTAATTGAATAATGTATTGGTTCCAATCGAACCAAGACACGTCAGTTCCAATGCCGTAGGTTTTGAGATTTTGATATTCTTTTTCAATAATATATGCATTTTTAGAACCTCTTAAAAAATCAACAATTATAGGAAGTGGTTCTGATTCTTTTAATCGTATGATAGCGGATAGTGCTTTTTGTGCCAGAATTGTTCCGTCAAAAAAAGCGGGTGGATTTTTACAGACATCACAATTACCACAATTTTCGGTTACAATTTCACCAAAATAGGAAAGTAATATTTTTCGACGGCAACTTACGGCGTCTGCATATTGCTTCATGCGCTCCAATTTGGACAACTGCACTTCGGAATTCAAACCTTGTGAAGCAAATTTTTGTAACTGAATCACATCGCCATAACTTTCGAACAAAACTGTTTCAGAAGGTAGTCCATCTCGTCCAGCAC from Flavobacterium ovatum carries:
- a CDS encoding phosphoenolpyruvate carboxylase, with amino-acid sequence MYIHPKIERFNQNVLSKYNIYNSVFITLPFDSIDNTGVMLPLFTDVCETGFKKQETPKEIMEFFSNKYLHSNNEKDKIDLMFRFIQYIERQIVLFDAVEDASFSVVNNMEGRGSLRDIKEKADAKGKQEELIEFFKNFNVRTVLTAHPTQFYPGAVLGIINDLTEAIKENDLLGIKQLLAQLGKTPFIKNEKPNPFDEAVSLIWYLENVFYPTSSDMIHYLQKNVFPGQTVENPIVKLGFWPGGDRDGNPFVTTEITLKVAERLRLSILKCYYIEVRRLKRKLTFFNVDTLVAELESKLYRSVFYSQGEIFITLDELKAQLNKIRSIVIEQHQSLYLDELESLIINVNLFGFYFATLDIRQNSRIHDSVFRDIFDFYQKTNPSVFPANYYDLTEAEKFEVLANVKGNLDSKDFDNEMTRATIESVQAIKVIQAKNGEEGANRYIISNNESALNVMETLALIHLQDWEKPTVDVIPLFESVDDLLDAHNIMEKLYTNPMYAGHLKSRGNIQTIMLGFSDGTKDGGYLMANWSIYQAKESLTAISRKYNVEVIFFDGRGGPPARGGGKTHKFYASLGPKIENKEIQITVQGQTISSNFGTLDSCRHNLENLLSAGVTNQVFNKNKNIFAPEDKVVMDKLSRLGYEKYLNFKNHPKFIPYLEQMSTLKYYAKTNIGSRPSKRSKSAQLDFKDLRAIPFVGSWSQLKQNVPGFYGVGAALKHYEEAGEWDKVQALYDNSMFFRTLLENSMMSLAKSFFPLTAYMKNDPEFGEFWQMIYDEFLDSKRLLLKIAGHKELMENYPDGKASIDIRERIVLPLLTIQQYALLRINELNKESVPDEALIKVYEKIVMRSLFGNTNASRNSA
- a CDS encoding DinB family protein, with protein sequence MKISELNTTEYSNYFLTYINALENEDLIEDLEISLHQFIKFVQNIPMEKFDFRYAEGKWTIKDIIQHLIDVERIFSYRAMRISRNDQTALPGFDENNYIINTNANARGIQDLLAELSAVRFSTLFLFKSLSQEQLIIKGTASGSTVSVRALGFLIIGHQKHHQNVFQERYL
- the recQ gene encoding DNA helicase RecQ; translation: MITSALLHDTLKDNFGFEKFRPNQEKIINSILTGKDALAIMPTGGGKSICFQLPALLFPGITIVISPLIALMKDQVDSLKANGIEACYINSSQSSVEQQAHIENIISQKIKLVYVAPESLSYLENTFKQITVSLIAIDEAHCISSWGHDFRPAYTNLGYLKKRFPSTPILALTATADKATREDISQQLNLTDPVVSISSFDRKNLSLEVRPALDRVKQIIDFITQKPNECGIIYCLSRKTTEELAEKLQKTGINAKAYHAGLGNNTRAKTQDEFINDDCQVVCATIAFGMGIDKSNVRWVIHYNLPKNIEGYYQEIGRAGRDGLPSETVLFESYGDVIQLQKFASQGLNSEVQLSKLERMKQYADAVSCRRKILLSYFGEIVTENCGNCDVCKNPPAFFDGTILAQKALSAIIRLKESEPLPIIVDFLRGSKNAYIIEKEYQNLKTYGIGTDVSWFDWNQYIIQLINQGYCEIAFHLKNQIKLTTLAHEVLFNGEKVQLTTVQKEITEKGKVKETKTTKPKKDSLFEILRIIRYDISKKDKVPAYVIFSDAVLREIETHRPMSEDELIAIDGVGKAKLEKYGTIFINAVIDFHKTKVIQQKKASTTYKETLSMFQSGLTVIEIAEKRNLGLSTIMSHIAKLYEDGVSIDLYQFVTKEEVDKIAKAKILLESPTALKPYFDHFEGQISYDKIRLSLSIILKENTA